Proteins found in one Erythrobacter sp. 3-20A1M genomic segment:
- the fdhD gene encoding formate dehydrogenase accessory sulfurtransferase FdhD: MSGSRDFTFQEIGMAGAGAGDITRAVPLEVPVAFEFAGLAYAVMMATPTELEDFALGFALSEGLVETPDELGEITVAQIDGGVIVRADLPPTRAEPLRDRVRLRVTEGSCGLCGLQSIEDVLRPLPPLTARPLANPEALIAALGALRKHQPLSRETGAVHAAAFADAEGTILAAREDVGRHNALDKLVGHCAQVGLDMADGFVILSARCSYELVEKTVRAGCPLLVTISAPTSLAVDRARSAGLTLVALARDDTALVAHDPHGLFA, encoded by the coding sequence ATGAGCGGCAGCCGCGACTTCACCTTTCAAGAGATCGGCATGGCGGGCGCCGGTGCGGGCGACATTACGCGCGCGGTGCCGCTGGAGGTGCCGGTGGCGTTCGAATTCGCCGGTCTCGCCTACGCGGTGATGATGGCGACACCGACCGAGCTGGAGGATTTCGCGCTCGGCTTCGCCCTGTCCGAGGGGTTGGTCGAGACGCCGGATGAGCTGGGAGAGATTACGGTCGCGCAGATCGATGGCGGTGTGATCGTGCGGGCCGACTTGCCGCCGACCCGTGCCGAGCCGCTGCGAGACCGGGTCCGGCTGCGCGTGACCGAGGGCAGTTGCGGACTATGCGGCTTGCAAAGCATCGAGGACGTGCTGCGACCTCTCCCTCCCCTCACCGCCAGACCACTAGCCAACCCAGAGGCACTAATCGCAGCCTTGGGTGCGTTGCGCAAACACCAGCCCCTATCGCGCGAAACGGGGGCGGTGCATGCCGCCGCCTTCGCCGATGCCGAAGGGACGATCCTCGCCGCGCGCGAGGATGTCGGGCGGCACAATGCGCTCGACAAGCTGGTCGGCCATTGCGCGCAGGTTGGGCTCGACATGGCGGATGGCTTCGTCATCCTGAGCGCGCGCTGCTCCTACGAGTTGGTGGAGAAGACCGTTCGGGCCGGGTGCCCTTTGCTGGTGACCATCTCCGCCCCGACCAGCCTCGCGGTGGACCGCGCTCGCAGCGCCGGACTGACCCTGGTTGCGCTCGCCCGCGACGACACCGCGCTGGTGGCGCACGATCCGCACGGCCTGTTCGCATGA
- a CDS encoding molybdenum cofactor guanylyltransferase: MNMLGAVLAGGRASRFGSDKALARLNGQTLLGHAVTALAIQCERVVVVGREMADIASTPDYPGPGMGPLGGIAGSLRYAREHGFACVLTCGVDAPGLPENLRNMLAPAPAYLASQPVIGCWPVEALEAVEAILAGDGKHSMRALAQACGARAVEGEVPANINTRADLAALQGD; the protein is encoded by the coding sequence ATGAATATGCTCGGCGCGGTGCTTGCGGGTGGCCGGGCGAGCCGCTTCGGCAGCGACAAGGCACTCGCCCGGTTGAACGGACAGACGCTGCTCGGTCATGCCGTCACTGCGCTCGCGATACAGTGTGAGCGCGTGGTGGTCGTCGGGCGAGAGATGGCCGACATTGCGTCCACGCCCGACTATCCGGGTCCCGGAATGGGGCCACTGGGCGGCATCGCCGGATCGCTGCGATACGCGCGCGAGCATGGCTTCGCCTGCGTGCTGACCTGTGGCGTCGACGCGCCGGGCCTGCCTGAAAACCTACGCAACATGCTCGCCCCGGCTCCTGCCTACCTCGCCAGCCAGCCGGTGATCGGATGCTGGCCGGTCGAGGCGCTCGAAGCGGTCGAGGCGATCCTCGCAGGCGACGGGAAGCACTCGATGCGCGCATTGGCTCAGGCGTGCGGGGCGCGCGCTGTGGAGGGCGAAGTACCCGCCAATATCAACACCCGCGCCGATCTCGCGGCGCTGCAGGGCGATTGA
- a CDS encoding MaoC family dehydratase N-terminal domain-containing protein: MTDEEILERHIGREETTWDQVDPERMRRLAALLDRDWEESDTPPPLAHFVLFRPDARESRLGVDGHPVREAEGMLPAISLPRRMWAGSRIRFEAPLTTGMALVRTSRLTKAVAKRGRSGDMAFCTVEHSIRAEGQDAPLIVEEQDLVYREAHRSPDLAVRRAPEPEFAARHTAGFTPGPVELFRYSALTFNSHRIHYDADYARSVEGYRDCVVHGPLLATKLFEYLETIARGRRIAEFAFRAVSPSFVGEDLTLGAAIDGDAARLIVTHGDGVAVTGEATLGS; encoded by the coding sequence ATGACCGACGAGGAAATCCTGGAGCGCCACATCGGCCGCGAAGAAACCACCTGGGACCAGGTCGACCCCGAGCGGATGCGGCGGCTCGCCGCTTTGCTCGATCGCGACTGGGAGGAGAGCGATACGCCCCCGCCGCTGGCGCATTTCGTCCTGTTCCGCCCCGATGCGCGCGAGTCGCGGCTGGGGGTGGACGGACATCCGGTGCGCGAGGCGGAGGGCATGCTGCCCGCGATTTCGCTCCCGCGTCGCATGTGGGCGGGCAGCCGTATCCGGTTCGAAGCGCCGCTGACCACCGGCATGGCGCTGGTGCGGACGTCCCGGTTGACGAAGGCTGTGGCGAAGCGCGGTCGCTCGGGCGACATGGCCTTCTGCACCGTCGAACATTCGATCCGGGCGGAGGGTCAGGACGCCCCCCTGATCGTGGAGGAACAGGACCTCGTCTATCGCGAGGCGCATCGTAGCCCGGACCTCGCCGTGCGCCGCGCGCCGGAACCCGAATTCGCAGCCAGGCACACCGCAGGGTTCACCCCCGGACCGGTCGAGCTGTTCCGCTACAGCGCGCTGACCTTCAATTCGCACCGAATCCATTACGATGCGGATTATGCGCGGTCGGTCGAGGGCTATCGTGACTGCGTGGTCCATGGTCCGCTGCTGGCGACGAAACTCTTCGAGTATCTCGAGACAATCGCCCGGGGGCGCCGGATTGCCGAATTCGCCTTCCGCGCCGTCTCGCCCAGCTTCGTAGGGGAGGATCTGACGTTGGGCGCGGCGATCGACGGGGATGCGGCACGGTTGATCGTCACCCACGGCGATGGCGTCGCGGTGACGGGCGAAGCAACACTCGGCAGTTGA
- a CDS encoding XdhC family protein has protein sequence MTPIEDDHAALAAACEPGVALCTIVGIEGSFSRRIGAQLAIRPDGSVTGSLADGCLERQLASDIAAMPRHDVRRYGHGSPQIDFRLPCGGGLDILLDPAPDRDACRAVLAKLEQREPANLTLPANDLLSQRAYQPALRVRGYGEDPELGALETLSAACGIGFERVETGSLSLGQMPDLPPPDHRTATVLLFHDHEWEVPLLCHAVTGPGFYIGAQGGATARGAREEKLRLAGVGEAEIKRIHGPIGIIPGSRTPRTLALSILGEIVGEYEALHPHG, from the coding sequence ATGACACCGATCGAAGACGACCACGCCGCGCTGGCCGCCGCTTGCGAGCCGGGCGTCGCGCTGTGTACCATCGTCGGGATCGAGGGCAGCTTCTCGCGCCGCATCGGTGCACAGCTCGCCATCCGGCCGGACGGGAGCGTCACCGGCAGCCTCGCCGATGGATGCCTGGAGCGTCAGCTGGCCAGCGATATCGCCGCTATGCCCCGGCACGATGTGCGCCGCTACGGCCATGGCTCGCCGCAGATCGACTTTCGCCTGCCATGCGGGGGCGGGCTCGATATACTGCTCGATCCGGCGCCCGATCGCGACGCCTGTCGGGCGGTGCTGGCCAAGCTCGAGCAACGCGAGCCGGCGAACCTGACCCTGCCCGCCAACGATCTTTTGTCGCAGCGCGCATATCAGCCCGCCCTGCGCGTGCGCGGCTATGGCGAGGACCCTGAGCTTGGCGCGCTCGAAACACTGTCGGCTGCGTGCGGCATCGGCTTCGAGCGGGTCGAGACCGGCTCGCTGTCGCTCGGGCAGATGCCCGACCTGCCGCCGCCCGACCACAGGACCGCGACGGTGCTGCTATTCCACGATCACGAGTGGGAGGTACCGCTCCTGTGCCACGCGGTGACCGGGCCGGGCTTCTATATCGGGGCCCAGGGCGGCGCGACGGCGCGGGGAGCTCGCGAGGAGAAGCTGAGGCTGGCCGGAGTGGGCGAGGCCGAGATCAAGCGCATCCACGGGCCCATCGGGATCATTCCGGGATCACGGACGCCGCGCACTCTGGCGCTGTCCATCCTGGGCGAGATCGTGGGAGAATACGAAGCGCTCCATCCGCATGGATGA
- a CDS encoding NTP transferase domain-containing protein, producing MDERPRILMVLLAAGAARRFGGGKLDASVAGRPLGAWAASALQQLPATGRLIVVPPAAPAFVADLAGWDLAVNPAAERGIGGSIAVAARHAATHGFDRMVIALADMPLVPSEHLIALADGDAIAFTRYPDGRPGVPAAFPARCFAALSQLSAGGAAQHDWGEEIELVESPEPEALCDVDVSADLAPVECLLLERMRRTSP from the coding sequence ATGGATGAGCGTCCCCGTATCCTTATGGTGTTGCTGGCGGCTGGTGCCGCGCGGCGCTTCGGAGGTGGCAAGCTGGATGCGTCGGTCGCAGGCAGGCCGCTCGGCGCATGGGCGGCGTCAGCCTTGCAGCAGTTACCGGCGACGGGGCGGCTGATCGTCGTTCCTCCAGCCGCGCCAGCCTTCGTCGCGGATCTTGCGGGGTGGGACCTCGCCGTAAATCCGGCGGCCGAGCGAGGGATCGGCGGGTCGATCGCCGTCGCCGCCCGCCATGCCGCCACGCACGGATTCGACCGGATGGTGATCGCACTGGCGGATATGCCGCTGGTCCCGTCCGAGCACCTTATTGCCCTTGCGGATGGGGACGCCATTGCCTTCACCCGCTACCCCGATGGCCGACCGGGTGTTCCCGCGGCTTTCCCGGCGCGCTGTTTCGCGGCGCTTTCCCAACTCTCGGCTGGTGGCGCGGCCCAGCACGACTGGGGCGAGGAGATCGAACTGGTCGAGTCGCCGGAGCCGGAGGCGCTGTGCGATGTCGATGTTTCCGCCGATCTAGCGCCCGTCGAGTGCCTCTTGCTCGAAAGGATGCGGCGGACGTCCCCTTAG
- a CDS encoding exopolysaccharide biosynthesis polyprenyl glycosylphosphotransferase translates to MAVTDLVALSAGMFLAAALSQGLHAATLWLPLAFTVPIYVTCGLFAGAYSHEALVALHVSWSRAFKGIALTLLLGMLVVGAIQQSVPMPPRAAWAGLAMALILVLAGRAAINVVVHRVLARPIISRVYVVDGTDLRDAPPGYTLLDCGSTDLAPSCSDPVMLARIAAILSHTDQIIVSCPPERRERWSVVLKGLGRDGGILVPEFGNLGMQYSSLAPGYPVVLVSKGPLSLRNRAMKRALDLAITVPILIALAIPMAIVALLIRLDSPGPVIFRQKRIGQHNHMFEIFKFRSMRVESCDGDGARSTGRDDDRITTIGRFIRKTSIDEIPQLINVLLGDMSLVGPRPHAVQSRAQELLFWEIDNRYFLRHAIKPGITGLAQVQGYRGATERKEDLTHRLRADLAYSTQWSIWLDLAILLRTVRVLIHQNAY, encoded by the coding sequence ATGGCTGTCACCGATTTGGTCGCGCTGTCCGCGGGCATGTTTCTCGCCGCCGCGCTATCGCAGGGTTTGCACGCTGCGACCTTGTGGTTGCCCCTCGCCTTCACGGTACCGATTTACGTCACTTGCGGCCTTTTCGCCGGGGCCTATTCGCACGAGGCGCTGGTCGCCCTGCATGTGAGCTGGTCGCGGGCGTTCAAGGGCATCGCCCTCACCCTGCTGCTCGGTATGTTGGTGGTCGGCGCGATCCAGCAAAGCGTGCCCATGCCACCGCGAGCCGCCTGGGCAGGTCTGGCGATGGCTCTCATTCTCGTTCTGGCGGGACGCGCGGCGATCAACGTGGTCGTTCATCGCGTTCTGGCCCGTCCGATTATTTCCCGCGTTTACGTCGTCGATGGAACGGACCTGCGCGACGCCCCGCCGGGCTATACGCTGCTCGACTGCGGATCGACGGACCTTGCGCCTTCGTGCAGCGATCCGGTGATGCTCGCGCGGATCGCCGCCATACTCTCCCACACCGATCAGATCATCGTGTCGTGCCCGCCCGAGCGGCGCGAGAGGTGGTCGGTCGTGCTCAAGGGGCTGGGGCGCGATGGCGGCATACTGGTTCCCGAATTCGGCAATCTCGGCATGCAATATTCCTCGCTGGCTCCCGGTTATCCGGTGGTGCTGGTCAGCAAGGGACCCCTCAGCCTGCGCAACCGCGCGATGAAGCGTGCGCTCGATCTCGCGATCACGGTGCCGATTCTGATAGCACTGGCCATTCCGATGGCCATCGTCGCGCTGCTGATCCGGCTGGACAGTCCTGGCCCCGTAATCTTCCGCCAGAAGCGGATCGGCCAGCACAACCATATGTTCGAAATCTTCAAGTTTCGCAGCATGCGGGTCGAAAGCTGCGACGGAGACGGCGCGCGATCCACCGGGCGAGACGACGACCGAATCACCACGATCGGACGTTTCATCCGCAAGACCAGCATCGACGAAATTCCCCAGCTCATCAACGTGTTGCTGGGCGATATGAGCCTGGTCGGGCCTCGCCCTCATGCGGTGCAGAGCCGCGCGCAAGAGCTGTTGTTCTGGGAAATCGACAACCGCTATTTCCTGCGCCACGCGATCAAGCCGGGCATTACCGGCCTCGCCCAAGTGCAAGGTTATCGCGGTGCCACGGAGCGCAAGGAAGACCTGACACACCGTCTGCGCGCCGACCTTGCCTATTCCACCCAATGGTCGATCTGGCTGGACCTTGCGATCCTGCTGCGGACCGTGCGCGTGCTGATTCACCAGAACGCCTACTAA
- a CDS encoding 2OG-Fe(II) oxygenase produces the protein MLNLSPSDVAASPFPHAVKQGILPDDLYRELRRDFPQTRAFAEQGETSGGVGSRVGKGTGFDIYRGDAAYAQLIESSPAWKRFDAWINSPEFVRKFNELFGDRLDALGCKVNVDPEAYDRERVEGREVLTETQTLADRAKSLGRKLFKHGDGGRKEAVRLFSRLDVEKSIGGYAKPPHCDRRNRLCSLIIYFTDLEEAGTTGGELNIYALKDEKAPQDHARHPHPEEVEVVATIVPKENLGVFFPCSNNSYHGVNALQSQDVERDFLYINISTDNFSAW, from the coding sequence ATGTTGAATCTCTCTCCGTCCGACGTAGCAGCGTCGCCCTTCCCCCACGCGGTGAAACAGGGAATCCTGCCCGATGATCTCTATCGCGAACTGCGCCGGGATTTTCCCCAGACACGTGCTTTCGCGGAGCAAGGCGAAACGAGCGGAGGCGTTGGCAGCCGGGTCGGCAAGGGAACCGGCTTCGACATCTATCGCGGCGATGCGGCCTATGCGCAGCTGATCGAAAGTTCTCCCGCTTGGAAGCGCTTCGACGCCTGGATCAATTCCCCCGAGTTCGTGCGCAAGTTCAACGAACTCTTCGGCGATCGACTGGACGCGCTCGGGTGCAAGGTGAATGTCGACCCCGAGGCTTACGACAGGGAGCGCGTAGAAGGGCGCGAGGTGTTGACGGAAACGCAGACCCTCGCCGATCGCGCCAAATCCCTCGGGCGCAAGCTGTTCAAGCACGGCGACGGCGGACGAAAGGAGGCGGTTCGGCTCTTCTCCCGCCTCGATGTCGAGAAAAGCATCGGCGGCTATGCGAAGCCACCGCATTGCGACCGCCGCAATCGACTGTGCTCCCTGATTATCTACTTCACGGACCTGGAAGAGGCGGGAACGACGGGCGGCGAACTCAATATCTACGCGCTGAAGGATGAAAAAGCGCCCCAGGATCATGCGCGGCACCCCCACCCGGAGGAGGTCGAGGTGGTCGCCACCATCGTACCAAAGGAAAATCTCGGTGTGTTCTTTCCGTGCTCCAACAACAGCTATCACGGGGTGAATGCCTTGCAGAGCCAGGACGTGGAGCGCGACTTTCTCTACATCAATATTTCCACCGACAATTTCTCCGCCTGGTAG
- the rfbC gene encoding dTDP-4-dehydrorhamnose 3,5-epimerase, with protein MQLPVCFTHRRFGDSRGWFTESYNAKALAEQGIEDRFVQDNHSYSAARGTLRGIHLQAPPSAQAKLVRCVRGAIWDVVVDLRAESPTYGRWEGTNLDSDEGRQLYVPVGFGHAFVTLTPDCEVIYKVSDYYAPDCEIGVIWNDRELAIDWPLDGEPELSAKDRELSTLAAFDSPFSYDGQPFEKILGTGPDSQ; from the coding sequence GTGCAATTGCCCGTCTGCTTCACCCACCGGCGCTTCGGCGATTCGCGGGGATGGTTCACTGAAAGCTACAATGCGAAGGCCTTGGCCGAACAGGGGATCGAGGACCGGTTCGTCCAGGACAATCACTCCTACTCGGCGGCGCGCGGTACGCTTCGTGGAATCCATCTCCAGGCGCCGCCCTCCGCGCAGGCAAAGCTCGTCCGGTGCGTGCGCGGCGCGATCTGGGACGTGGTCGTCGATCTGCGCGCCGAGTCCCCGACATACGGGCGCTGGGAGGGTACCAACCTCGACAGCGACGAAGGTCGCCAGCTCTACGTTCCCGTGGGTTTCGGGCATGCCTTCGTCACGCTGACACCCGATTGCGAGGTGATCTACAAGGTCAGCGATTACTACGCGCCGGATTGCGAAATCGGCGTGATCTGGAACGATCGCGAGCTGGCCATCGACTGGCCGCTCGACGGCGAGCCCGAACTATCGGCAAAGGATCGCGAGCTGTCGACGCTGGCCGCATTCGACAGCCCTTTCAGCTATGACGGGCAGCCATTCGAGAAAATCCTGGGCACCGGGCCCGATTCCCAATGA